CGGGCATTGTCGTTAAGCTTGATGCCACGGATACGCGCGACATCGTCAACATCGACGCAGTACAGTTAGAACAGATCATCATCAATTTACTTACTAACGCCGCGCAGGCGCTTGCATCACATCCATCTCCGCGTATCGGTATTACCCCGATACGCCATCAAGATTGGATGGAAATTCAAGTCTGGGACAACGGTGATGGCGTTGAAAATCCGCGTCAGATATTTGATCCTTTCTATACCTCGAAACCGGACGGGCTAGGACTGGGGTTAACGATTTCCAAACGTATCATCGAAGATTTTGGCGGTGCCATTAGCGTCTCTCAGCATACGTCTGGTGGCGCCTGTTTTCATCTTCGGATACCACTTTCTAAAGAGGAGACACGATGAGCGTTGATGTCATTTTCATTGATGATGAGCGAAGCATTCGCGATGCCGTTCAGCAAACCATTGAGCTAGAAGATTTGCGCGTCGCGTGTTTTGCGAGTGGTCGAGACGCGTTACAACAGCTCGACGCAACCTTTCCCGGCATCATCATCACGGATATCAACATGCCACTCATGAATGGCATTGAAGTACTGCAACGCACCCTACAGATTGATAATGAGCTGCAAGTCGTGATGCTGACAGGACACGGGGATATCTCAACTGCAGTCGAAGCGATGCGCGAAGGCGCTTACGATTTCATAGAGAAGCCTTTTTCAACGTCCCACTTAATTGATGTCATCCGTCGAGGTCTCGATAAGCGTCGCTTAATCCTCGAGAATCGCGACCTGCGTCAAGAGCTGGATCTGCAATCTCAACCCGGTCCTCGCCTATTAGGAAATACCGATGAAATCCAACAGATTCGTCGCGTGCTCGCTCACCAAAAAGCCCAGCCACATGATCTCTTGATCTGCGGAGAGAGCGGCGCCGGGAAAAAACTTGCGGCACGTTTCTTACAAACCGATCCCGGCCGTTTTCATTCCATCTCATGCCAATACACGGACATAGAACAACTTATCGCCCAAGCCAATGCGATCCCAACATTTGAACCCAATCTGTTCTATTTAGAGCAGGTTGAAACTTTTAAACAGCAGACAGCGCTAGTGGATTGGTTAGCCCACAAACCCACGCATATCCGTGTTGTTGCCAGCTCAGTGCAGTCGCCTCAATGGCTTGCAAACAGTGACAATTTTCTATCCTCTCTCTACCTTCGCCTAAGCATGATTACACTTCACATGCCGACGCTAGTGCAGCGTAAGGCGGATATCGATTTACTGTTCAATAATTTCTGCCGTAATGCGGCATCCCGTTTCGGTATCACCCAGCCTAAGCTCACCGATGACGAACGGAATACGCTGTTCCACTATACGTGGCCTGGTAACGTGCAAGAGTTGAGAGCCGTAGCTGAGCGTTTTGTCTTGCTTGGACAAGGCTTGAAAATCAACTCCCCTGAAGAGCAAGGCCATCGTCTTCATCTCGCCGATATGGTGTTGCAGTTTGAAAACAACATTTTGTCTGATGCGCTACAGCGCCATCAGGGCCGATTGAAAGATGTTCAAGAAGAGTTAGGGTTGGCGCGAAAAACCCTCTATGACAAATTGAAAAAGCATAATATCGACAAAGAAAGCTACAAAGGGTGAGCCCTACAGCCAAAATCATACCTCGCGGCGATCAAACACCCAGTGAGTTTACATTTTTTTAACAATAAACTTGAAGCTTTCAGGTTTATCGACTGTCCTTGTATATAGCCACACTCATGATCGAGATGGCCTTCACACACGTAAGTCGAAGTGAGACTGAGTGTGTGGCACCAAAAGGGACAAGCTTATGAAACGACTCTATTACATAACGCAAGATCTTGATGATGCCGAAGTTATCTCAGATGAAGTGCATCAAAATGGTATCGATGACCACCACTTTTTTGTGATTAGCAGAGATGAATCAGGCCTGAAAACCCATCACTTACATGGCAGCAACCAATTAGAAGATACCAACATACTCGCTGCACGTAAGCGAGCTTATCTATTGGGAGGAAGTGTGTTGGGTTTGGGTGTCATTTTGCTCACCCTGTTCAGCGATGTATTTGGTTCGTTCATGATGCTGCCACTTGTGCTGCTCATTGCCATCGCGCTGGTTACAATAGGGTTAGTGAAAGTCGCAGGAAACTCGTTTGATGGCTATTTTATGGGATTGTTTAATCAACACCTCGATCGTGGCGAAGTCGTCATTGTTATCGATGTAAGTCGCGATCAAGCAAGTAAAGTCGAAGCCATTCTCGATACACACCCTAAAGCACATTTTATTGCGGATTGTTCGAGTTTTCGTTCTGCCATTCCAGACTAGTTTGACACACTACTTACCCTCGCCAATAAAAAACGCGACCTTGAGTCGCGTTTAACTTTCAAATAAGCCACATTAAGTTATGCGGCGAATTTCTTGATGAAAGCAATCGAATGCTCGTTGAAATCATCAGGTCGCTCAACATTGCAAACGTGGCCACAGTTTTCGAACTCAGTTAAATAACTGTTCTGATGTACCGCCACCATTTCGCGCACCGGTTTAATGAACATGTAATCTTCTGCTCCCATCAAGTACAAGGTTGGGATGGGTAACTCTCGCTCTTTGAAATAGCGCATCAAAGGATTGACCTCTGCAGCTAGCTTAAACCAACGCTTAAATTCTTGCTGACACAGTTTCTTTGCTTCACGTACAAAAAGGTGTCGAGACTCGCGCTGATTCCGCTGCGGCATAATGATGTAGGCGAACAAACTGTAGAGCCACATGTAAGGCACAAAGCTCTTACACAGATCGCCAATGCGCACCAATATTTGCGAGCGAGTATTGAAGCGAGTAATCGCTCCCCCTAACACCATTGTCTTTACCCGAGAGGGCGCGAGTTCGGCTAAATTACGAATAATAATAGTGCCGAGCGAGATGCCCACAAAATGCGCTTTTTGAATACGTAAGTGATTTAGCAATTTGACAATATCCGTCGTCACTTCTTTAAAACTGTACGGATTTGAGATCATCTCCTTCAACATATTGTTGGATTTACCGTGGCCACGGAGATCGAGAAGCAGCACATTGAAATGCTCTTTGTAGGCGCGGATCTGCTTAAACCAAATTGAGGAACTACCACCTGCACCATGAACGAATACAACCCATTCTTTACTGTTAGCGTGTGAATAGGTTTTGTGGAAGAGCAAAGAATCAGACATCTTGAACCATCAATCGAAAATTTACAGTGTAAATAGTAGCACAGACGCTAGCATGACCAAAATCGCAGGTCATTTCAGAGTGTATCAGAATAAAAATAGAGGGTGGTTGAACCAATCAAGGTTGTACTCGAGCACAGATGCTTACTCAGCGGAATCTCCATTCTTGGTCGCATAGCGCTGCGGTGAAGTATTAAGGCGCTAAGCCATAGTATGGATGACGAGCCTAGACAAGGCGTCCAATCATAAACGACTTGAAAGTGTTTGCCCCTTAGATTGGTTGCATCTCAGCTGACTTTCCATTGAAACGCACTTTGGAGGGACCATGCTCCTCAATGATATTCAACGCTTCTCCCGCCACAGTGCATTGCACACCTGAATAGACACGGTTCATCGCCGTCACCGTTGAACTTCTCGCTTGGGAGGTTAACTGAGCATCACACTCTTCTATGGCATCACGCAACCGTTTTAACTGCTTCGATAATACAGACTTGGCTTGCTTTAACTTAACGACGGTTGCTTTAGGTCGCTTGCTCACGGGCAAAGCCGCCATTTTCTTCGCCGCGCCAAGCACGCGTTGAAGTGTATCCAACTGGGACTTTTGTTCTTTGATTAGGTGCGTACGCTGTGTACGTAAACGCTCGAAGTTTTCAAAGGCGCAAACCTCGGTTGGGGTCGAGGCAGCAGCGCCAAGGTTGACGACTTCAACAGCGCCCCCGACTTTAACAAAACCGCCATTCAACGTACCTTTTCGCTTCGTTGGGTCAACAACATGCAAGTTGGCCTCACTGCGTATCTCGCAGTGCAGAGCGTGAAGCTGAAGATTGATATCACCAACCGCATCCAGATTGGCATACTGTGCAAACTTGGACGAAATCTTCCCTTTCGCGATGACATGGCAATTGAGCTCATCACTTTTGCGACCAATAATGCCGTTGGCGACAACCACATCTTCACCAGCTTCAACGCGCGCCGATTCGATAAAACCACCAACAGTTACAGTCCCTGTCGCTTTGACGCGCATCCCTTGTGCGATGTCACCATTTACCACCACACTGCCATCAAAAACAATGTGTCCCGTAGCAACCGTCACAGACTTCAAACATAGCGCTTCATCTATCTCAACCGAATTATCTTTCAGATGTGGAATGCCTGAACGTTCAGCCAGAAGCACCATAGGATCGCTGTCTGAAATAACCGTCCCTTTTCCTGCTTTAAAGTTACGATCTTTGCCTGCATTCGCCTTTAGCACTCGTCCCTTAATCGTAATGCCGTCCTTGCCTTTTGTCGCTGGATGCTTTCTTAAGACAGGCGTCCCTTCCTGGACCATGATGACGTCGCCAAGATCGCGCATATCTACCGTGCCATCACCGCGCTCTCTTGGTCGTAATACACGTTGCTCACAATCTTGCACCAAGGCAACTAACTTCGCATCCTTACCATTCTCGGCAGGCGAGCCAAAGGCAATCGCATCAGAGACCGTTTCGCCCGCTTTCAACCGCTTGCCACGCTCAATTAAATCGTCAATATGATTTTGACTGATCCCGACAGTCACACTCGCTTCAGAGAGGGCTTTACTTAACTTGGCGAGATTGATTGCATCACCACCATAACCGCCCACTATCGTCGCATAAGCGGTCATGGCATCTTCATCAACCCGTACAGACACTTTGGCATCACGGCGTTCAGCAATGACGACGGGAGAGCGGTTCAAATTATCAACGTCGTCTGGCAATGTCGCGAGCAAATCAGCTAACTGCGTTTCACTGACGTAATAATCTCGAACGCGGTACGCACTCAGCAATGAGTAAACATCTTCAAGCGTAATGAGGCCATGCTGCTCACGATTGTAAGCTGCTGGCTGTAAGAAGACTTGTGACTCATCATGCGAGAGAATTACCAATTGTTGTGCCACGTTTGCTCCGAGTGAAAAGAAAAGTGTGATATCCAGCCCAAGTTATGACTAGAATTCTAGTCTATAGAACCCAAAGTTGAGCCTAGATGCAATGCATTACAGCTGTAATTTTGACCAATCTCTCATTAGTTAAGGTGAAGAAAAGAAAATGCAGTTGTGAATGACCGGAATTCAGAAACTCACAAAGAGAAAGCGATCAATGTCTGCGAGTCGCACAAAGAAAAACGAAGATTTACACTGTAAATCACTCTCTACTTAGCTGCGTATCAATCAAGGCTCTCCACTGTTTTTCGACCATTTTACGACTTAATAAATCTCTGTCAGACAGCAAGGTTTCCCAACTGTGATTGAGTAGGCACTTTCTTAACAGACGTTGAAACGATGGGTCAAAAATTGCTTCGCGATTCACTAATTGTTGCTTCACCCAACGAGATAACACATCAACAATCAAATCATAACCAAGGCCACCCCGGCTGTAAGCAAGCAGCAATTGCGTATCAGATTTAGACTGGGCTTGCTCCTTCAAGGCTGATGTAAACAATGGAACAACCACATCAAGAGGAAGCCGTTGAAACTGCTCTAAGCACTGACGTTCAAATGTGGGCAGAAATCTCTCGGAAGCCAACTGCAGCCATGGCGGAAGTGAGTCTGATGCAGAGACCATAAGCAGGGAGTATGTACCGCTGGCTGCATCTCGAGAAACCCCGAGGCGAAGAGGTAAGAACTGCGCAGCTAACCAAAACGGTAACGTCTCGCCACTACAACCGAAGCTTGTCCCAAGATAGTGCTGCGGATAGGCGGACCTCACAGCATTAATCAACCCAAGACCAACGCCCTGCCTTCTGAGGGAGCCAGCCACAGCAACTCGCATGATCCGTACTGCACCCAGCGTAAGCACATGCGGGTCAGCACAGTGCGTTGCGACACTTTGTGCCAGCAAATGTCCTTTTACGCGGCGCTCACCTATAATCACTTTTTGGGCAAGCGAAAGATCAAACTGGCCTTCCTCACTCACAAGCGCAACGCCGCCTATGACATCATCTTTGGAGGCAACCCAAACCGCAGTGCTTTCATCATCGAGAAGTTGCTGCAAATCGCTTGGTGATGTTTGATAGTGAGCCACTATAAGTAAACCAAACAAGTCACGCAGCAGGCGGGGGGATTCCAGTAACGTCTGCGAGTCAAGCTTGTGATAACTGAGCGCTGTACCGTCATCGACAGGTTTGCTTGACTCAGCATCAAGCAGTAATGCATCAAACAGCCACGCCTCTAAAGGGCAGCCTGCTGACCAACGAATCGGAGACGACAACGTAATCCGTTTAGACTCGGGATAGATAGCTTTCAATGCGGGAACGAACTTGAGTTCAAATCCTTGACCTGAACCTTCATAACCATGTGTGGTGGTCGAAAACACCATGCGTCGGTATTGCTTGGCCATGGTCAACAACATGGGGATGGGCATTGCTGCCGCTTCATCAACCACAACCATATCCGCATCTGGCAACGTCTCCACGACTAGGTCCGGCGCAATGAAGGTGAGCACACTTTGCCGATATTCAAGTTGCTTGCTGTCGGGCAACGACAGCCGTTGTGCCACTGTCTCGAACAAAGATGAAACCGCCGAAAATGACGGTGCAGTTACCAAGATATGTCGCTTTCCCGATTGCATCAGCTCCGCTGCCGCGATGCCGAGTGCGGTTGATTTTCCTCTGCCACGATCAGCCGTCATGACTAATGGACGCTTACTGTGTCCGGTGACAACACGCTGAATTGCTTCAACCGCTATTGATTGGCAGTGACTGCCACACCCTAATGCATCCTGATAACGTGTGTAACCAGACAGGTTAGCCAAAGGGGTAGATGCCATGTCATCACCGACAACAGACAACGTGGAGAACGCACGCTGCAACGAAGCGGCTAAGTGTAATTCAAAGGGAGTATGAGGAAACTGCTCTGATAACCAAAGAACCAGAATACCTCCACCCTTGACCAAGCCGCTAGCGATCCCCAACGCGTTAGCATTGATACCATCTCGAAAATCAAGCAACAGAAAATCCAGGTCACTACCGAGCGCGTGCTTTAGCTGCTTATGCGTGACTTTTTTTAGCGGTAAAGCGTCATCATCCGACACCATCATGGCGGTTGAAAACAGAGAAGCAAGAGGCTCAAACCAAGAGGGCAGTGTTGAACGCTGAATGGTTATGACACCACGGACATGGTGTTTATCGCAGTGCTCAAGTAACTGAGCGAGTTGATTCGGAAGCGACAAGGTTGATGGCATAGCATTTACCGACAGAGTGCAGAAACAATAGACTGGCACTTTGTCAGGAATAGAAAATGAATTCAAGCAAGCTTGGTATGAGCTGCGGAGTCTGCATAAAAAAGCCGCTAACTGAGTAGCGGCTTTGAAGGTCATTACTTCTCGATAAAATCTTGTACCAGCTTTAAAAGCGCAGCCATTTTATCGTCATCAAGCTGGTTAAACTTCATGGTCAACTTATCTTTGTTGCGCTGATAAGAGACTTTGCCTTTAACCAACTCTTGCGCTGACGCCTTAGCCGGTTTGGTTTCGACACTACTCGCAACCCGATTTTCAATATCTAAGGTCACTTCTCTTGTTAGACGAGACAGACCTTGAATCGCCTTGGTCTGCCAAAGCGGTTTGTCGTCTTGATTCAACGCCGAAATCAACGCTGTTTGTTGTGACTGCGGTAAGTTGAAGAACAAGCGATGTAGCTTCACAATGGTGGGGCGACCTAACTCGCTGACACTTGGGTATGCCATTAGGAGTTCCATTGGCAGATCCGCCGCTTTTAGCGCGCCACTCACTAACGCTTCACTACATTGACACACTTTTGCGAGCTCTTTTTGATCGGTCACATCACCACGAGACAACATCGCTTGCATCTCTTTACCGCGCTCATAAAGTGAGAGCGGCTTATGCGCGTTCGCGACATCAGAAAGAAACTTAGCATGCTTAGTGGTAATACCATGCGCAACATAAACCAAGAATGGCTTACTTGAATGAATACATGCCATGCGACGACGGCTACCATCCAAGACTTCTATGGTCCCATCTTCACACCAGCGTCCGACAGCAGGAAACTGCTGACCACGCTCTTGCAAGGTGATCAAAATATCCGCCAGTGCGTGCTCGGTTAGAAACGCTTGTTCACGGGCATTTTCTTCAAAGACGCGCGTTTTGCTCGCAACCTCATCTGCCGCAACCGTGACTAGTTCGAATGAGACAGTGGCTTCACCCGCAACCGCTAGCTCAATGACAGCGGCTTTTTCTTTCGCAGCTGTTTGGGCTTCTTGAGGGCTAGTCGCGCGTCGCTTGTTAGCCTTTCCAAACAATCGGGCATTGAGATCAGACGTTTTGATTGCCATTATTCACCCTCATTAATTAGTTGCCAGTGACCATGAAGTATTCGCTCCAGCTCTAATCCAGCGCGCTGAATCGCTTCCTGTGCGTTGATCAGTGTTTTCTTACCACCTTCAAATTCTTGAGTCGTGAGATCAAACACCGTACTGTAGGTATCGGCACAGGTTTCAAATGCCCGACTACGCGGAATCGTCGCCATCATCACCAGTTCGCCAAGTAGGTAGTTCATCTCAGTTAACACCGACATCTGCTTTTTGTTGTCGTCTTCAAACATGGTTGGCATCAGTCGAATGAACTTCAAACCAGGCCAATCGTCATTAAACATCTCATAGACGGCCGGTAGATGTTGGAAGAAATTCACGGTCGATGCCCAGTCCAAACGCTTTGCTGCACAAGGAATAATGAGCGCATTCGAAGCATACATCGCATTCCAAACGAGAGGATCGATATGTGGACCGGTATCAATCATAATGATATCGAACTCATCTTCGATGGGTTCAATCACCTTCTCTTTCAACAACTGCACAATATCCAATGATTGGTTATTCGCTAAGTCCTGCCACGCATCTGCATTAAACATGGCGTCTTCAGGGAAAGAGGCGATGGTTTTTAGGTTCGGATATTGTGTTGGTAAGATTACCTGATCCATCAAGAAGTCTTTGTCGACCACCGTGCCTTCCGGCACGTTGTCTAGCATCACATCGACAGCTGAATAAATCGTTTCTTGCTCTGCAAATGAAATTTGAGGGTTCAGGAAAAGACGC
This DNA window, taken from Thaumasiovibrio subtropicus, encodes the following:
- a CDS encoding sigma-54-dependent transcriptional regulator; its protein translation is MSVDVIFIDDERSIRDAVQQTIELEDLRVACFASGRDALQQLDATFPGIIITDINMPLMNGIEVLQRTLQIDNELQVVMLTGHGDISTAVEAMREGAYDFIEKPFSTSHLIDVIRRGLDKRRLILENRDLRQELDLQSQPGPRLLGNTDEIQQIRRVLAHQKAQPHDLLICGESGAGKKLAARFLQTDPGRFHSISCQYTDIEQLIAQANAIPTFEPNLFYLEQVETFKQQTALVDWLAHKPTHIRVVASSVQSPQWLANSDNFLSSLYLRLSMITLHMPTLVQRKADIDLLFNNFCRNAASRFGITQPKLTDDERNTLFHYTWPGNVQELRAVAERFVLLGQGLKINSPEEQGHRLHLADMVLQFENNILSDALQRHQGRLKDVQEELGLARKTLYDKLKKHNIDKESYKG
- a CDS encoding alpha/beta fold hydrolase codes for the protein MSDSLLFHKTYSHANSKEWVVFVHGAGGSSSIWFKQIRAYKEHFNVLLLDLRGHGKSNNMLKEMISNPYSFKEVTTDIVKLLNHLRIQKAHFVGISLGTIIIRNLAELAPSRVKTMVLGGAITRFNTRSQILVRIGDLCKSFVPYMWLYSLFAYIIMPQRNQRESRHLFVREAKKLCQQEFKRWFKLAAEVNPLMRYFKERELPIPTLYLMGAEDYMFIKPVREMVAVHQNSYLTEFENCGHVCNVERPDDFNEHSIAFIKKFAA
- a CDS encoding DUF342 domain-containing protein, yielding MAQQLVILSHDESQVFLQPAAYNREQHGLITLEDVYSLLSAYRVRDYYVSETQLADLLATLPDDVDNLNRSPVVIAERRDAKVSVRVDEDAMTAYATIVGGYGGDAINLAKLSKALSEASVTVGISQNHIDDLIERGKRLKAGETVSDAIAFGSPAENGKDAKLVALVQDCEQRVLRPRERGDGTVDMRDLGDVIMVQEGTPVLRKHPATKGKDGITIKGRVLKANAGKDRNFKAGKGTVISDSDPMVLLAERSGIPHLKDNSVEIDEALCLKSVTVATGHIVFDGSVVVNGDIAQGMRVKATGTVTVGGFIESARVEAGEDVVVANGIIGRKSDELNCHVIAKGKISSKFAQYANLDAVGDINLQLHALHCEIRSEANLHVVDPTKRKGTLNGGFVKVGGAVEVVNLGAAASTPTEVCAFENFERLRTQRTHLIKEQKSQLDTLQRVLGAAKKMAALPVSKRPKATVVKLKQAKSVLSKQLKRLRDAIEECDAQLTSQARSSTVTAMNRVYSGVQCTVAGEALNIIEEHGPSKVRFNGKSAEMQPI
- a CDS encoding GNAT family N-acetyltransferase → MPSTLSLPNQLAQLLEHCDKHHVRGVITIQRSTLPSWFEPLASLFSTAMMVSDDDALPLKKVTHKQLKHALGSDLDFLLLDFRDGINANALGIASGLVKGGGILVLWLSEQFPHTPFELHLAASLQRAFSTLSVVGDDMASTPLANLSGYTRYQDALGCGSHCQSIAVEAIQRVVTGHSKRPLVMTADRGRGKSTALGIAAAELMQSGKRHILVTAPSFSAVSSLFETVAQRLSLPDSKQLEYRQSVLTFIAPDLVVETLPDADMVVVDEAAAMPIPMLLTMAKQYRRMVFSTTTHGYEGSGQGFELKFVPALKAIYPESKRITLSSPIRWSAGCPLEAWLFDALLLDAESSKPVDDGTALSYHKLDSQTLLESPRLLRDLFGLLIVAHYQTSPSDLQQLLDDESTAVWVASKDDVIGGVALVSEEGQFDLSLAQKVIIGERRVKGHLLAQSVATHCADPHVLTLGAVRIMRVAVAGSLRRQGVGLGLINAVRSAYPQHYLGTSFGCSGETLPFWLAAQFLPLRLGVSRDAASGTYSLLMVSASDSLPPWLQLASERFLPTFERQCLEQFQRLPLDVVVPLFTSALKEQAQSKSDTQLLLAYSRGGLGYDLIVDVLSRWVKQQLVNREAIFDPSFQRLLRKCLLNHSWETLLSDRDLLSRKMVEKQWRALIDTQLSRE
- a CDS encoding ParB/RepB/Spo0J family partition protein; its protein translation is MAIKTSDLNARLFGKANKRRATSPQEAQTAAKEKAAVIELAVAGEATVSFELVTVAADEVASKTRVFEENAREQAFLTEHALADILITLQERGQQFPAVGRWCEDGTIEVLDGSRRRMACIHSSKPFLVYVAHGITTKHAKFLSDVANAHKPLSLYERGKEMQAMLSRGDVTDQKELAKVCQCSEALVSGALKAADLPMELLMAYPSVSELGRPTIVKLHRLFFNLPQSQQTALISALNQDDKPLWQTKAIQGLSRLTREVTLDIENRVASSVETKPAKASAQELVKGKVSYQRNKDKLTMKFNQLDDDKMAALLKLVQDFIEK
- a CDS encoding AAA family ATPase, giving the protein MNREQTIDHLFGIAEQTKQVQADRIEIVLEERNDVLFPPMSKALMETRSGLTRRKLDEAIGRMEAEGHQFTKNNANHYSITLEEAHQLMSAAKIPAFHEKADHKRKPWVVNVQNQKGGTGKSMTAVHMAACLALNLEKRYRICLIDLDPQGSLRLFLNPQISFAEQETIYSAVDVMLDNVPEGTVVDKDFLMDQVILPTQYPNLKTIASFPEDAMFNADAWQDLANNQSLDIVQLLKEKVIEPIEDEFDIIMIDTGPHIDPLVWNAMYASNALIIPCAAKRLDWASTVNFFQHLPAVYEMFNDDWPGLKFIRLMPTMFEDDNKKQMSVLTEMNYLLGELVMMATIPRSRAFETCADTYSTVFDLTTQEFEGGKKTLINAQEAIQRAGLELERILHGHWQLINEGE